A DNA window from Cutaneotrichosporon cavernicola HIS019 DNA, chromosome: 2 contains the following coding sequences:
- a CDS encoding uncharacterized protein (Pirin C-terminal cupin domain) produces the protein MRPSLCLAQLSKVFKLPPMGKSWPGPGPFLYVMFHRDNYPAGNGNLAPDPKLLEGRVLGNDFTRKDGWSMYMGNEVPGFPAHPHRGMETVTIVRQGMIDHGDSTASGARYSVGDVQWVTAGKGVVHSEMFPLLNEGEKNTLELYQLWLNLAAEDKDADPEFVMMWREAIPHLEKDGSIVQVVAGEYGGASPLAPPKSSWAARASSDVAAWFIDMQPGATTTLPSTNTPQTERTVYVHACTPGPDGPEKTVDGVKVQVGDEWVPDWHALKMAPGSAEVVLRNGSQPARVLVLQAVPIGEPVAVRGPFVMNTEQENLDAFAIYRKTKFGGFPWPTDKPTYGDSPRFAQYRGGPREEPGKKFAAY, from the coding sequence ATGCGCCCATCACTATGCCTCGCCCAACTCAGCAAGGTCTTCAAGCTCCCTCCTATGGGAAAGTCATGGCCCGGTCCCGGACCCTTTTTATACGTCATGTTCCACCGGGACAACTACCCTGCTGGGAACGGTAACCTCGCTCCCGATCCCAAACTCCTCGAGGGACGAGTACTCGGAAACGACTTTACCCGCAAAGATGGATGGAGTATGTACATGGGTAACGAGGTGCCTGGCTTTCCTGCCCACCCGCACCGGGGGATGGAGACAGTGACGATTGTGCGCCAAGGCATGATCGATCATGGCGACAGTACGGCAAGCGGAGCGCGATATTCGGTCGGCGACGTACAGTGGGTCACGGCAGGTAAGGGGGTTGTCCATTCGGAAATGTTCCCCCTCTTAAACGAAGGAGAGAAGAACACGCTCGAGTTATATCAGTTGTGGTTGAACCTGGCTGcagaggacaaggacgccgaCCCCGAATTTGTCATGATGTGGCGGGAGGCCATCCCACATCTCGAGAAGGATGGGTCGATCGTACAAGTCGTCGCTGGGGAATATGGGGGCGCATCCCCGCTGGCACCGCCCAAGAGCTCCTGGGCAGCCCGGGCGAGTTCAGACGTCGCAGCATGGTTTATCGACATGCAGCCCGGCGCGACGACcaccttgccctcgacgaATACACCACAAACCGAACGCACCGTGTATGTGCACGCCTGCACGCCCGGTCCAGATGGGCCAGAGAAGACGGTGGATGGGGTGAAAGTACAagtcggcgacgagtgggTGCCAGACTGGCATGCGCTCAAGATGGCTCCTGGcagcgccgaggtcgtcctccgTAACGGATCGCAACCGGCCCgcgtgctcgtcctccaaGCCGTGCCTATCGGTGAGCCTGTTGCTGTCCGCGGCCCATTCGTCATGAATACCGAGCAGGAGAATCTCGACGCGTTCGCAATATACCGCAAGACGAAATTTGGCGGGTTCCCATGGCCTACAGACAAGCCGACGTACGGCGACTCACCACGGTTCGCGCAGTACCGCGGTGGACCGCGGGAGGAGCCAGGCAAGAAGTTTGCCGCGTACTAG
- a CDS encoding uncharacterized protein (Domain found in a variety of signalling proteins, always encircled by uDENN and dDENN) has protein sequence MMPTRNGNSSATGARTLSDDTPEAADRLSALASANESIGVIGSFDKRLNHSVMSLGAKVKEQKVLGGDPQPRLASLYLVSGLGKDPLQWALSDKDMTLGVQPIEDSLGMFWRPDMLGNTFSGEKSDEFNKNGKPAARSSSAARRDIQSKTVPGAGPEGASRLVARTMKFAHPRDVEVVNSALAPPTTCHTFSFNVSRQSTLTAIAAQASRGNKFGLPPESYMAVSSEQPSAAPAPGQEHLRGTTHGSDLVFYGVTLTVWSHADKERAIRLSQFKQRSQRLRNESATSESIKKDALRRRGKTPWIQPKKGVTSDYTASDTGFSDSDLETTFTSTYDADYSADGMSAAYGEATDVFWLPYALTLVSRYPIYDAMQDYLRLSWARYSKDARAHMRQVFTLLNSDAPRPGDLFSLPLGTSADEEVAIEAIMPGAIDFEKGTTKVDFQMWPLFQALDLDHILTCVEVALTSSGRIVFCSRYPAMLGSAVETLKYIVELRGWDGIALQNIHLRDVTFMIEDPGPYIIGLSTECRYTVSPPNEVVIVDLDQNTLTCKSRPASISTGHKRDKQRHKLVAAMGSAFPSERSVPFEFRVSFLKGSFRNINRIHHGPTRPRYLGERLEPPAWWNQSSVVAVFDKILADRHKKPTLFQRLTKTGNARVQEQLTVNEQMAKAMMRKRALHYVEKRDDFELKVARITRRLQKLMLEGEHWKQKFEMFEKYAERLTQESNDLKGKIDKEQREARRLSNINTEQTKINAELQEKLGQTEGARAEAMRQLSDMHHSIQELERERNDIMDAIEMQLTTAMERMPWGDHIDNHSLNGLESPPTSPKTVASVSTIKRKSRPNTRDSIQTVGTIDSYAHSKKAISIIGALNDGPARRGLGSIVDSDQVSNTDRLASHNRLESISQRVAMIQAKLEIALAPIRDQVEAAEQEGAETEKDEEKDQGSRPGTPDTITTAKLPTINEPEGEGTPRKGEHSDDLAAPVTDTDNTEDAEPSKPPVLRAFVLRPPPRRVVQKRSYESIKAPDSAIAPSPVSTAHSISEIIVTPYESKESLHHDKGLDVKTTKERPTSVGTIAFGTA, from the exons ATGATGCCCACACGCAATGGGAACAGCAGCGCGACGGGCGCCCGTACTCTTTCTGACGACACgcccgaggccgccgaccGCCTCAGTGCGTTAGCCTCTGCGAATGAAAGTATCGGTGTCATCGGTTCCTTTGACAAGCGCCTCAACCACTCGGTGATGAGCCTTGGtgccaaggtcaaggaaCAAAAGGTTCTGGGCGGTGACCCTCAAccgcgcttggcgtcgcTCTATTTGGTGTCCGGATTGGGAAAG GATCCCTTGCAGTGGGCATTGAGCGACAAGGATATGACTTTAGGCGTCCAGCCTATTGAGGACTCGCTCGGCATGTTCTGGCGTCCCGACATGCTTGGTAACACGTTTAGTGGCGAGAAGAGCGACGAGTTCAACAAGAATGGTAagcccgccgcccgcaGTAGCAGCGCCGCCCGACGGGACATCCAGAGCAAGACTGTGCCAGGGGCTGGTCCAGAGGGCGCGTCGCGTCTTGTCGCACGGACAATGAAGTTTGCCCACCCtcgcgacgtcgaggttgtcaaCTCGGCCCTAGCCCCGCCCACGACTTGCCACACATTCTCGTTCAATGTGTCTCGCCAGAGCACCCTTACCGCCATCGCTGCACAGGCATCGCGCGGCAACAAGTTTGGCCTTCCTCCCGAGTCGTACATGGCCGTCTCGTCTGAGCAGCCGTCCGCCGCCCCTGCTCCTGGTCAGGAGCATCTCCGCGGCACTACCCATGGATCGGACCTCGTTTTCTACGGGGTCACCCTCACCGTTTGGTCTCACGCCGACAAGGAACGCGCCATCCGCCTCAGCCAGTTCAAGCAACGCTCCCAGCGTCTTCGTAACGAGTCGGCTACGTCGGAGTCGATCAAGAAGGACGCGTTACGCCGCCGTGGCAAAACCCCTTGGATACAACCCAAAAAGGGGGTAACCTCTGATTACACAGCCAGCGATACGGGTTTCAGCGACTCTGATTTGGAGACGACATTTACATCGACTTACGATGCCGACTACTCGGCGGATGGCATGTCTGCGGCGTATGGCGAGGCGACAGATGTCTTCTGGCTTCCTTACGCCCTCACTCTTG TGTCCCGTTACCCCATCTACGATGCGATGCAGGACTACCTTCGCCTGAGT TGGGCACGCTACTCCAAGGACGCTCGTGCACACATGCGCCAGGTTTTCACCCTGCTAAACAGCGACGCCCCTCGCCCAGGTGACCTGTTTTCCCTGCCCCTTGGTACCTCGGCCGACGAAGAGGTCGCGATCGAGGCTATCATGCCAGGCGCTATCGACTTTGAGAAGGGCACGACCAAGGTTGACTTCCAGATGTGGCCCCTCTTCCAGGcacttgaccttgaccaTATCCTGACGTGCGTTGAGGTCGCGCTCACTAGCTCTGGTCGCATTGTCTTTTGCTCTCGTTACCCTGCCATGCTCGGTTCTGCTGTAGAGACGCTCAAGTACATTGTCGAGCTTCGCGGGTGGGATGGCATAGCGCTGCAGAACATTCACCTTCGCGACGTTACCTTCATGATCGAGGACCCCGGGCCGTACATCATT GGTTTGTCCACCGAGTGCCGATATACCGTCTCCCCTCCCAACGAGGTGGTGattgtcgacctcgaccaaAACACCCTCACCTGCAAGTCGCGTCCGGCTAGCATCTCCACTGGTCATAAGCGTGATAAGCAGCGCCACAAGCTGGTGGCTGCAATGGGAAGTGCATTCCCTTCTGAGCGCTCTGTTCCTTTCGAGTTCCGCGTCTCCTTCCTCAAAGGCTCATTCCGGAACATAAACCGTATCCACCACGGTCCCACGCGCCCTCGCTACCTCGgagagcgcctcgagccgCCTGCCTGGTGGAACCAGTCGTCGGTGGTCGCAGTTTTCGACAAGATCCTCGCCGACAGG CACAAGAAGCCGACTTTATTCCAGCGTCTGACGAAGACTGGCAACGCTCGTGTCCAGGAGCAACTCACTGTCAACGAGCAGATGGCCAAGGCTATGATGCGCAAGCGCGCTCTCCACTACGTTGAGAAGCGCGACGACTtcgagctcaaggtcgcgcGCATCACCCGTCGCCTGCAGAAACTCATGTTGGAGGGCGAGCATTGGAAGCAAAAGTTCGAGATGTTTGAGAAATATGCCGAGCGCCTCACCCAGGAGTCCAACGACCTCAAGGGAAAAATCGACAaggagcagcgcgaggcaCGCCGCTTGTCGAACA TCAACACGGAGCAGACCAAGATCAacgccgagctgcaggaAAAGCTTGGCCAAACCGAGGGAGCTCGTGCCGAGGCTATGCGCCAGCTGTCCGACATGCACCACTC GAtccaggagctcgagcgcgagcgcaacgATATCATGGACGCAATCGAGATGCAGTTGACCACGGCCATGGAGCGCATGCCATGGGGAGACCACATTGACAATCATTCCCTCAATGGTCTCgagtcgccgccgacgtcgcccaAGACGGTCGCCTCAGTCTCGACTATCAAGCGCAAGTCGCGTCCCAACACTCGCGACTCGATACAGACCGTCGGCACAATCGACTCGTACGCCCACTCGAAGAAAGCCATCAGTATCATTGGCGCGCTCAACGACGGTCCTGCAAGACGCGGTCTTGGTTCCATTGTGGACAGTGACCAAGTCAGTAACACGGACCGGCTCGCATCGCATAACCGTCTCGAAAGTATCTCGCAGCGTGTCGCCATGATCCAAGCCAAGCTTGAGATTGCCCTTGCTCCTATCCGTGaccaggtcgaggccgctgAACAGGAGGgcgccgagaccgagaaggacgaggagaaaGACCAGGGCTCCCGCCCCGGCACACCCGACACCATCACGACCGCCAAGCTGCCAACCATCAACGAGCCCGAAGGAGAGGGCACGCCTCGCAAGGGCGAGCACTcggacgacctcgccgctccTGTCACGGACACGGACAACACGGAGGATGCTGAGCCCTCCAAGCCTCCAGTGCTGCGAGCCTTTGTGctccgcccgccgccgcgtcgtgTGGTGCAAAAGCGCAGCTACGAGTCGATCAAGGCGCCCGACTCGGCCATTGCCCCGTCACCCGTGAGCACGGCTCATTCGATCAGCGAGATCATAGTCACTCCATACGAGAGCAAGGAGAGCCTGCACCACGACAAGGGCCTTGACGTCAAGACCACCAAGGAACGCCCGACAAGCGTCGGCACCATTGCGTTTGGGACTGCCTAA
- a CDS encoding uncharacterized protein (SNF2 family N-terminal domain) has protein sequence MSAKRAIDLTDLSDSDDSPIPVAGPSGPPGLAARRPGAPNVWPSSRLSEGAKDSDDDFTITASTPAKPIVNPMFGSFPASSGVAGPSGTQFSPLGSSLASASEAAHRAGFAHFGRPNVNGSSNGASNSGVVGNSNGFATGSWVPSLSSSSSAPVAGAGDGSSSAPIDVDSMPVSRPPPPPNPKKAMCIGGFMTRAIMLYPTDAAVAGVKPKAGQRWNIVTFKGAEMIHVKLRLRKAGDQPRPDEPWTSVSQDTIQVTTYPGGATGAYIGDIDPHIAGVLIPMLHRGLCRLEGFAMRLRPDGPMFEVRINVLLFTLPSNIQYISDTLIAHNLFLLDPMPPYDPMRHNDQPVYQNAHGGGERAYKMYLASQQRYASSGGGYYNPQQDKARQVEVQRQQVDAVFKSIESGVELEQSDPGPWIKTNLFPHQRKALTFLLQAEQDWSSLKDARKAADKKLKKAKVGSQSASGTSTPDERPEKEEKKGTRDFKADSSRSLWEISTDDNARGRAWKNKLTMELRRQAKRPKECKGAILADDMGLGKTLSVVSLIAATKTAAKEWGERELEKVETPQETDEDKVPVSAMSTRVFGMPEPSPEPDTPKGKKRRRDEQEEVANRTRRSQITKRSKATLLVCPMSTITNWEDQIKEHWDGDVEVVGGTSPPVKKGVKKPTDPEDTLRVYIYHGTGRKADPRYLAGFDIVITSYSTLANEYSKHCNSCGDGESTPADTRGNSDDEASGATSARGTTTPASGINPSDVSEALKRKQKRKRAPAADQPSPLQTIDWFRVVLDEAHSIKSASTVACKASCYLEADRRIALTGTPIQNKIEDVWALFKFLRLSPIDERDMFNKYISTPCKSGDQVGVARLQLVMRTCCLRRTKDTTDNGQKILHLPPRKELQMWLDLRPDEREIYDRRRDEARSEINELKATKQLTKNYAHVLQQLLRLRQTCDHVDLPSSAVVEEDYDGTIMNYEIALEGIKKMGLTQQRAQSVICTYKDMPDAGACCNECDYDFGPVFPSIDLGGDEVYAKSESNEKKTKSLRPLLTKCCHIYCPACFKRSVYPKWPRAVDGQARPCIVCDEMLQLGKDVIEVCPPSEMSDEAPKKAAQRKKWERNPMEAVNMSSKMQYLLHELMKLSKRNPNSPNYDPFGVVQDDDDDPIEVSDDGTPLATKTIVFSQWTTMLDRVEDMLNEANIKTCRLDGTMTREQRADQIERLRTRKSIEVMLVSTRAGGVGLNLTAASRCYLIDPYWNPSVEAQAIDRIHRMGQTRPVLAVKLMIKDSVEEKLNKIQQKKAELANLSLKNMSRTELMQQRSDMLASLFN, from the exons ATGAGCGCGAAACGAGCAATCGATCTCACGGACCTGAGCGATAGCGACGACAGCCCCATTCCTGTCGCAGGTCCCTCGGGTCCACCAGggctcgcggcgcggagACCAGGCGCGCCGAATGTgtggccgagctcgaggttgagcgagGGTGCAAAGGAC TCTGACGACGACTTTACAATCACCGCTTCGACCCCCGCGAAGCCAATCGTGAATCCCATGTTTGGCAGCTTCCCCGCAAGCTCGGGCGTAGCTGGCCCAAGCGGCACCCAGTTTTCGCCGCTGGGCTCGTCCCTAGCTAGCGCAAGTGAGGCGGCTCACCGTGCAGGCTTTGCACACTTTGGCCGTCCGAACGTCAACGGCAGTTCGAACGGGGCGTCCAACTCGGGCGTCGTCGGTAACAGCAACGGATTCGCCACTGGCAGTTGGGtgccctccctctcctcatcttcctcggcaccgGTCGCCGGGGCCGGCGACGGATCGTCGTCAGCCCccatcgacgtcgacagcATGCCCGTCTCACgcccgccaccgccaccgaACCCCAAGAAGGCCATGTGCATAGGAGGATTCATGACCCGCGCCATCATGCTGTATCCAACcgacgcggccgtcgcgggcgtcaagcccaaggcggGTCAACGCTGGAACATTGTTACGTTCAAGGGCGCCGAGATGATCCATGTCAAGCTGCGT CTCCGCAAGGCCGGCGATCAACCACGCCCCGATGAGCCATGGACCAGTGTCAGCCAGGACACCATCCAGGTCACGACGTATCCCGGCGGCGCGACTGGCGCGTACATTGGCGACATCGACCCACACATCGCCGGAGTCCTCATTCCCATGCTGCACCGCGGCCTCTGCCGCTTGGAGGGGTTTGCGATGCGCCTCAGACCTGATGGG cctATGTTCGAGGTCCGCATCAACGTGctcctcttcaccctcCCATCCAACATCCAGTACATCTCAGATACGCTTATTGCGCACAACCTCTTTCTTCTAGATCCGATGCCGCCGTACGACCCGATGCGTCACAACGACCAGCCTGTGTACCAGAACGCGCAcggtggcggcgagagGGCATACAAGATGTATCTGGCATCGCAGCAGCGGTACGCATCAAGCGGCGGTGGCTACTACAACCCACAGCAGGACAAGGCGCGACAGGTCGAGGTACAGCGGCAgcaggtcgacgccgtgtTCAAGAGTATCGAGAGTGGCGTCGAACTGGAACAGTCCGACCCTGGACCATGGATCAAAACGAACCTCTTCCCGCATCAGCGCAAGGCGCTCacgttcctcctccaggccGAGCAGGACTGGTCGAGCTTGAAGGACGCGCGCAAGGCTGCAGACAagaagctcaagaaggccaaggtcggcaGCCAGAGCGCGTCTGGAACATCAACACCGGACGAGCGCCcagagaaggaggagaagaaaGGGACGCGCGACTTTAAGGCCGACTCCTCACGGTCACTCTGGGAGATCAGTACGGACGACAATGCGAGAGGCCGCGCCTGGAAGAACAAGCTCACGATGGAGTTGAGACGCCAAGCAAAGCGACCAAAGGAGTGCAAGGGTGCTATTCTCGCTGATGAC ATGGGTCTTGGCAAGACGCTATCGGTCGTGTCGCTCATCGCTGCTACGAAGACTGCTGCGAAAGAATGGGGCGAGAGAGAACTGGAGAAGGTCGAGACACCTCAGGAAACCGATGAGGACAAGGTCCCAGTGAGCGCCATGAGCACGCGTGTGTTTGGCATGCCAGAACCGAGCCCCGAGCCAGATACTCCCAAGGGCAAAAAGCGACGCCGCGAtgagcaggaggaggtcgcgaACCGTACGCGCCGGTCACAGATCACAAAGCGCTCCAAGGCAACGCTACTCGTCTGCCCAATGTCGACAATCACGAATTGGGAAGACCAGATCAAGGAGCACTgggacggcgacgtcgaggtcgttggCGGAACGAGTCCACCAGTCAAGAAGGGCGTCAAGAAACCCACTGATCCCGAAGACACTCTGAGAGTATACATCTACCACGGCACGGGACGCAAGGCCGACCCACGCTATCTCGCTGGGTTTGACATTGTGATCACGTCATACTCGACACTTGCGAACGAGTATTCGAAGCACTGCAACTCATGCGGTGACGGCGAGTCGACTCCCGCAGACACGAGGGGGAACTCGGATGACGAAGCTAGCGGTGCCACCAGCGCCCGCGGCACCACGACACCTGCATCTGGCATCAACCCGTCTGACGTGTCAGAGGCActcaagcgcaagcagaagcgcaagcgcgccCCGGCGGCAGACCAGCCCAGCCCGCTCCAGACGATAGATTGGTTCCGTGTCGTACTTGATGAAGCGCACAGCATCAAGTCGGCATCCACAGTCGCGTGCAAGGCGTCATGCTACCTCGAAGCCGACCGGCGCATCGCTCTCACAGGTACGCCCATCCAGAACAAGATCGAGGACGTATGGGCGCTGTTCAAGTTCCTACGGCTCAGTCCCATCGATGAACGCGACATGTTCAACAAGTACATCTCGACACCGTGCAAGAGTGGTGACCAGGTCGGAGTTGCTCGTCTGCAGCTGGTCATGCGCACGTGCTGCCTGCGTCGCACCAAGGACACGACAGACAATGGCCAGAAGATCCTGCACCTGCCGCCGCGCAAGGAGCTGCAGATGTGGCTGGATCTGCGCCCTGATGAGCGCGAGATCTACGACAGGCgtcgcgacgaggcgcgaTCCGAGAtcaacgagctcaaggcaACAAAGCAGCTAACCAAGAATTACGCGCACGTTTTGCAGCAGCTTCTTCGCCTGCGCCAGACCTGCGACCACGTTGATCTCCCCAGCAgtgccgtcgtcgaggaggactaCGACGGGACCATCATGAACTATGAGATAGCCTTGGAAGGTATCAAGAAGATGGGCCTGACCCAGCAGCGCGCACAGAGCGTCATCTGCACGTACAAGGACATgcccgacgccggcgcgtgCTGTAATGAGTGCGATTACGACTTTGGTCCTGTGTTCCCGTCAATCGActtgggcggcgacgaggtgtaCGCCAAGTCCGAATCCAATGAGAAGAAGACCAAGAGTTTGCGTCCGCTCCTCACAAAGTGCTGCCATATTTACTGCCCAGCGTGCTTCAAGCGCAGCGTGTACCCCAAGTGGCCTCGCGCCGTGGATGGCCAGGCCCGCCCGTGCATCGTCTGCGACGAGatgctccagctcggcaaggacgtCATCGAGGTCTGCCCCCCGTCCGAGATGAGCGACGAGGCTCCAAAGAAGGCCGCACAGCGCAAGAAGTGGGAGCGCAACCCGATGGAGGCAGTCAACATGTCATCCAAGATGCAGTATCTGCTGCACGAGCTCATGAAGCTCTCCAAGCGCAACCCCAACTCGCCCAACTACGACCCGTTCGGCGTCGTAcaggacgatgacgacgacccgATCGAGGtgagcgacgacggcacGCCGCTCGCGACCAAGACGATCGTGTTTAGCCAGTGGACGACGAtgctcgaccgcgtcgaggacatgcTCAACGAGGCCAACATCAAGACGTGCCGCCTCGACGGTACCATGACGCGTGagcagcgcgccgaccaGATCGAGCGTCTGCGGACTCGCAAAAGTATCGAAGTCATGCTCGTGTCGACGCGTGCCGGAGGTGtcggcctcaacctcaccgCTGCGAGCCGCTGCTACCTTATCGACCCGTACTGGAACCCGTCGGTTGAGGCACAGGCCATCGACCGTATCCACCGCATGGGCCAGACGCGTCCAGTCCTCGCGGTCAAGCTCATGATCAAGGActcggtcgaggagaagctcaATAAGATCCAGCAGAAAaaggccgagcttgccaaCCTCTCGCTCAAGAACATGTCGCGGACAGAGCTCATGCAGCAGCGG AGTGACATGCTTGCGTCGCTGTTCAACTAG